The Ischnura elegans chromosome 9, ioIscEleg1.1, whole genome shotgun sequence genome includes the window atttatgaattaaaattgaggggtggataaataaaaatggaactaATGTTAAGatgaatctgttttttttttatatctttatacTCCGCGATCTGAGTCACTCATTATCGTGTTATGAATTACCAAATATTATCATTAGTTTTTCCATCAGAATGATTGTCGCAAAGTGTGATGAACTATTTTCACTTCAGATCATCATCCTCTTTCCATATTAATTGactgtgaaaataaatgaaattgattgGTTTCGATGAATTGATCGAAACGAGCTGAACCGTAATTTACTTGCCGACATTTGGTCAACACTCACTAcatgcattttttactttttattgctaaATGCATCTTTAGGATACTAAAggtaatattttcctcttttaagGCATAGATATTGctctatttattcatttttagtcctcaattaaaaaaaaaaaaacataataacttAATCAGTAAATGCTTATTAGGAACGGTGACAAttaaattcttcctttttttaggtttatatctttttcttttaaatatttaatagtaTTTAATTACCATGAAGTTACTAAATTTGGCATTGTAACTTAAAATTGAACTGCAAAGTTCTCTACTCAATAACATGTACATGAAACAGTTCAATATATATCgttaatgtgaaaaaatgcttTTTGACTTTTTAGAGCTCCGTACGTAATGGCTTTATAATTATCGGTACCTTTATGTCTTAACGGCAGTATATTTTGCCATATGCTTAACTTAAGAAACACATGTGCGCATAATATTAGCAAATTTAACTTTCATagggttgaaaaaatgaaattcatactCACAGAGGGCACCCATCTTGCGATCAAcgctttcaatatattttccggGCAATGGTCACGAACACTCGATACCAAAATCGAAAAGAAGTCTTCAAAACACTTAATAACTCCGTAGACGACAGTCTGTGGCACTCTTAAGTGAGCAAAAGCAGAGAAATTGTCGCGTTCTCTAACGATCACGTTCGCTTCGATACCTTTTCAGGCTTCCAATGAACTGAAGTTTCCGTAGCAACGTTTTAGTGATTGTTGTGCCGTAAGGTAATGAGTTGCATTAGGCATTAGTATTTCATTGGGCAATCATTGTggatatttcatattattaaggaaatttaatttacttactctctatttatattattttaatgcaaaagttaataattagtaatcctcgcggctgagcttgaagccaccgagtgcgtccgtTGGGTTGCGTATGGAACGGTCGATCTCTAGATATAGAAGTTAGCATCGTGATAAGCGAGTTCACATTTTATGATTCGATTTTTTAGCAAAAGTTTTGTGAATTCATCCAAAATGGATGTAGCATCACTCAATATCATATATTTATTGAGCCAGATGCTTGCATTTtggtatatatttattaattaattgtcGTTTTATGGCTGTTAGAGGATTTATTCCTGCTGATTTAATCCTCCGACTAATATTTATTGAGTATCAAAGTTCACTGTTTTTTTGTGTCCTCTTTTCTTTAAATACCATCACtaatacaaacaaaaatatcactCTCAACTGCCAgaataaacaacagtttttgtggttatgtttttaaataccatatttatgcaaataaaaaattcacattcatagtgattaataaaaataaatataattattaaaaattacgaatttttttctttcttttattacaTTCAAATAAACTTCTCTTATTAAATTTGAGCCTAAATTATATAAGATTAGTAGAGACATTTTGACGCAtgaaagaccgtatttgaatacTTACGCATACtactttatatttttcctcctattttttcttctaattccacagatttaattttaacatttctcaCATAAAGTTTCAGTTTtctgtttttaagaaaattatttcaactagAAAAaccttcacttttcatttaaaggaaatatcaTTATTGGCACCAAATAAACGTACATAGATATACCTCGCAACTTCTCCAAAAATAGAATGTTTTAAAGTATTTGTTAGACTTGAATTTCTGCCTAGAAAGGAAGTATTAgcagaaaaattgtgaaattaaattaGTAACAAGGGGATGGAGTGTCATCGAGTCTTTCTTGCGTTGAAACTGCAGATTCTAATTTTAGTAAGAAATTCACAATGTGTATAAAATTCTACACAGAACGCAAAACATATTCTTCGTTTCCAATTGTGTTATTTgtattaattaagttatattttcaataattgaaaatcaccaattaaaatattgagaatatacAAATATAAGCATCTCGCTATTCCTGATAGTTCGGAAATATCAAGGTAATACAGTTAGAAGAGGAGGAGCTCTATCGTTttgtagcgatggctacgctaaataacactCTTCGGTTGTCTGgggagaggcgtttattgtgacttgacaatacagaactgaacttgggtagcccagatggctagcttatatacatgcggcgattattctggaacgccgcgccggatcttcctcgaaccttctagaattcctgaaaagatataggaaaaaataccggccggcgccaggactcgaacgcgcgccgtccgattagtaggcggacacttatccactggtccaactctacattgtggcggacgatgcgccacacTACTCCCCCCCTTGGAGGAGAGACAGAGTGTTGGCAACAAAACGTTCTGGAGGACGGACGGCGCGGCCGGAGCGAGTGATGGTATCTGGTGACGGAGTAGGCGGAGGGTCCTCCTCAAGAAGATGGGCTGGTTTGAGACGGTCGATTGATATAGTGGCTGGTTTGCCATTGATGTACAGGGTATACGTCTTCTCACCGCGGCTGAGGACAGGATATGGTCCCGCGTAAGGTGGTTGCAGGGCTGGCCGCAAAGCGTCTTGGCGGACAAAGACCTGGGAGGATGTGGCCAAGTCCTTGTGGATGAAGACACGCTGCGATGAGATGTGGCGTGACGCAGGGGTCGGACGCAGCTGGCTCATGTGGTTACGCAGCTGAGAAACAAGATCCTGGGAGTCCAGATGCTGGGCAGAGTCGACAAAGAAGTCCCCGGGAAGACGCAGTTGCTCCCCGAAGAGGAGTTCGGCAGGTGTTGTCTGCAGGTCGGCTCTCCAAGTTGTGCGGAGGCCGAGAAGAACTGTGGGTAGTGCGTCCATCCATGAGTTGGAAGAAGAGCACATGAGGGCCGCCTTAAGAACGCGATGTAGTCGTTCGACGAGTCCGTTTGCCTGGGGATGGTAGCTCGTGGTGTGATGTAGCGTTGTTCCCAGAGTGGTGCAAAGTCTCTGGAAAAGATATGACACAAACTGTCGTCCACGGTCGCAGGTGATGTGTTGAGGACAGCCGTAGTGAGCAACCCATCCAAGGAGAAAGGCGCGGGAGACGCTGTCTGCGGTGATGTCTGCAAGGGGTTCGCGACTGGCCAGCGGGAGAATCGGTCGATAATTGTGAGGAGGTACCGGTAGCCGGAGCAAGACGGGAGAGGTCCCACGATGTCCATATGTATGTGTTCGAAACGCCTGGTTGGCGGAACGAAGTCTCCAAGTGGCGTTGTGATGTGACGAGACACCTTGCAACGTTGGCAGGAGAGGCAGCTGCGAGCCCATGCGCGACAGTCCTTTCGCATGGATGGCCAAACATATCGACGGGAGACGAGTTTAATGGTGGAGTTTGCACCAGGATGACTAAGGGAGTGGATGTTGTCAAAGATTTGCCGGCGATATGAGGGAGTAACTTAGGGGCGTGGGGTTGGCATGGAGGTGTCGCACCATAGTGAAATGTTCGTTCCGGGTACAGGCCTACGGTGAAGTTGAAGAGCCGTACCGCTGTGGCGTAGTCTTTGGAGCTCTTCGTCTTCATCTTGGGAGCGAGAGAGAGCGGCGAAGTCAATCGGAGACGGTGTGGATATGGATTCTACCCTGGAGAGACAGTCCGCGACGACGTTGTCAAGTCCGGAGATGTGTCTCACGTCCGTGGTGAATTGTGAGATGAATTCCAGGTGATTAAATTGTCGTGGTGAGCAGGTGTCGCTACTCTTCTTGCTGGGGCCAAAGGCATAAGAGAGTGGTTTGTGATCGGTGAAGATGGCGAAATCGCGGGCTTCAACCATCGGCCGAAAGTGCCTCACTGCTTGGTAGGCGGCGTAGAGTTCGCGGTCGTAAGTGCTCCACTTCTGCTGGGAAGGTGTCAGCTTGCGAGAGAAGAAACCGAGTGGCTGCCAAGAGTTCCCAAAATTTTGCTGTAGGACAGCGCCGATTGCGGTTCGGCTAGCATCGACGACAAGAGCCAGAGGTGCTGAGTCGATTGGATGCGACAGGGTTGCCGCCTTGGCTAGTCCGCCTTTAGAGGCATCGAAACTCTGCTGAAGTTCTGGTGTCCAGAAAATTGGAGTGGAGCTCCTGATATCAGGACCTTGAAGTAGAGCATTGAGAGGGGCCTGTGTGGATGCGGCGTGTGGTATGTGCTGTCGATAAAAATTCAGCATACCGAGGAATCTCCGAAGGTCCTTTATGGTCTTCGGTGGAGGGAAGTTGTTGATAGCAGCTACCTTGTCAGGTAACGGCGAGCATCCGTCAGCGCTCACGTGAAAGCCCAGAAATGTGACCTTGGAAGATCCTAGGACACACTTAGCTGAGTTGACGATGACACCGTAGTCAGAAAGGCGCTGAAATAATATCCGCAGGTGTTGATGGTGCTCTTCCTGCGAACGGGAAAATACTAAGATGTCATCTATgtaaggaaagcaaaaatttaggCCTTCGAGAGCTTCGTCGATGAAGCGCTGCCATGTTTGGGCGGCATTTCGAAGTCCAAATGGCataaataggaattcaaaaaggCCGAAGGGTGTAATTATGGCTGTCTTCTCTATGTCTTCGGGAGCCATTGGAATTTGAGTGAAGGCCTTGGCACAGTCGATAACACTGAAGATGTTGCACCCCTGAAGAGCGTGGGAGAAATCCTTCAGATGGCGGACGGGGTAGCGGTCCGGTATCGTACGTGCGTTGAGAGCCCTGTAGTCACCACAAGGTCGCCAGCTACTATCCTTCTTGCGAACCATGTGTAGTGGTGAGGAGTAAGGGCTGTGTGAGCGACGAGCAGTGCCTTCGCGTACTAGTAGCTCGAATTCTGCCTGTGCATCTCGGAGTCGATCCGGGGCTAGACGGCGGGCACGGTGGTAGATTGGCGGTCCAGGTTGTAGGCGTATGTGGTGCTTGGTATGATGGTGGATCTCCCGAGGAGTCCCTGATGGCCGCGTGATATCAGGAAATTCGGCCAGGAGGTCGTGGTAGGATGAAGAGCCCGAcagagcgcgcacgctgtcctgGTAAGTTCGACCTCGATGACCCGATGTAGAATGGCCAGTGATTGCGTCGATGAGCTGAGCAGTGGCCATGTTAGGAATGAGTTGAAAGTGGGTTAAGAAATCTGCTCCGATGATTGGCTCAGTAACGTCGGCAACGATGAATCTCCAAAGGAAGTCACGCGGGAGGCCGAACTGAAGGCGTAGAAGTAAAGTACCATAAGTACGGATCCTACTGTCATTGGCTGCGGAGAGCTCGTAGTCAGTGCAGGTTCGTTGTTCGGTGCATAATTTTACAGGGTAGATTGAGAGATCCGATCCTGTGTCTACGAGGAAACGCCGCTGGGAGAGGCGGTCGGTGACGAAGAGGCGGCAGCCTGTGATAGAACGACTCATAGCCGCCGTTACGAGTCGCTGTTGGAGTTTACCGGATTCACTGCATTTGCGGTGCATGGCTGGATGCAACGTCTGGCTTCGGCTCCAAATTTGCGATGGTAGTAACACATCTCAGGCTGAGCGGGGCGCGGCGCGGGTAGAGATCTGCTCCAAGTCCGTGAGTACGGAGGTTTTTTCAGATGAGCTTGTATATCTTCGAGCTGCTTTGAGAGTTTCTCAACCCGTTGGGCCAATGACGAAACATCGTTGGTATGGCGTACTGCATGGATGGCGGGTGCAGTTGGAGGCGGAGCCACGGCGACGATGCGGTCGGCCATATTTGCAAGTTCATCAAGAGGCATTGAAGTAACTTGCGTTTGCAGGATGGCTTGAGCGTTGGCCGGAAGACGTTGCAACCATAATGTGCGGAGGAAAGAATCCTCCACAAGGGTGGTGCTGATGAGAGACCGCATGCGTCGTAATAGTTGCGAAGGCTTGGTATCACCGAGCTCTTCTGCTGTGAGGAGTTGCCGCACCCGTTGATCCTCGGAGGGAGAGACGCGCTGTATCAATAGGTTTTTCAGCGTTAGGTAACGATTCTCGGCCGGAGGATTCACGATAAGATCGCTTATTTCACTGGAAAAACGATGGTCTAGGTTTCCCACGACGTAATCGTATTTAGTCTTGTCCGAGGTGATGTTGGCCAAAGAAAATTGTGCTTCGACTTGGGCGAACCATATTTCAGGCTGTGCTGGCCAGAAAGGAGGCAGTTTCGGAGTGACGCGGTAGACGGCAGCAGTGTCGACGCCGTAGGATGATGGAGACGGTGAGGCTTGCTGCGATGACAGCGTTgtttgctgctgttgttgctgcagaGCCTGCTGGTGCTGTTCTTGAAGGAGCGCTAGCTGTTGGCTGTGGTTCGTTTGGTGTGCAGCGAGTTGCTGCTGGAGTCCCGCGATTTGAGCCTGCAGTTTGGCGAGTTGATCTGCGTCTGCCATGGTCgcatcacgtcggggtcaccactgtagcgatggctacgctaaataacactCTTCGGTTGtctgcggagaggcgtttattgtgacttgacaatacagaactgaatttgggtagcccagatggctagcttatatacatgcggcgaatattctggaacgccgcgccggatcttcctcgagccttctagaattcctgaaaagatataggaaaaaataccggccggcgccaggactcgaacgcgcgccgtccgattagtaggcggacacttatccactggtccaactctacattgtggcggacgatgcgccacagtttttttgttttctttaaaattggATTACACGCACTACAAACATCATACGCGTTAtgtccattaaaattatttaccagattatattattaaaatataattattattttactaatatattatattagtaaaataataatttgagtcAAGACACGGTTTTATAAAACCTCCAATGAGAGGAatctcattttaaaggaaataaaaaaatgtagaaattctTATGTTCATTCGAATTACCCAGATGTTTCCGCccagaaataagaaatttgattGTTGTATCCGTTTGTAGATACATCTAAACGTTTTCTCTTCAGGAGAACTTATCCATTCTTCTTGATAAAAATGAACTCGTGGTCAGTTGAAATGTCAGTAGTATATACAACGAAATATACAGGTGATGATATCGAGAGGACTTCACGCAAACTCATGAAGATGTATCCGATTCCCTAGGCCATAAGCTAAAAGTTGGAAAGAATAGTAGTGGTCTGTCGGAAGTTCCCTTGTCCCAACGCTGTCTACATTTTTCCTGTGTGCCGGCCATTTCTTTGAAATGTTCCCACGTAtacattttcaaggaatttaagCCTTCTCCTTCGTCTTCATCTGTTTCTCCttcgttccctccaaagctacctTCAAAATGCCATTACCTCTCATCACATGTCCTAGCTTCAAAATGCCATTACCTCTCATCACATGTCCTAGCCAGTTacctattatttcatttattttatccattaatGTTCTTTCCTCATATGCCCTGCAAAACACTTGCTAAATGACTTGATCAGAATGATGATTGATGAGAACTACTAAAGACGAAATTATGATTACAAAATCTAAGAGAATATACCAACAAAGATGATTACTTGTCCTTAACATCTTCGTTTTATTCGTAGTCGTAACCCCTTTCAAAGTATCTTAGAGCAGAACATGGGAATATTCAAAGTATAGTCATAATTAGAAGATAAATTAAAAGGAGAAATTGCACTGGTGTATCATAAATTCGGCCACCATATAATTCTTTGcctattgaattaaattttttcagagAACGAATACTTTTCGGTGGGCTTTAATGATGACAGATTTCAAATTTCTATacgcatatttcaaatattctttcaGACAGTTCGGTGAAACAAGCGGAGCACAATTCTTACCTTTATGAGTAGGCATTGGTTAGTTATTTCGTGAGATTGTTCGCGTCACGTTTAACTTGAGGCTTGCGGTATTTATGTTTTCATTGGTCGATAGCTGAAGCTACAACTGCTTTCTCGgtaaaaaatagcattaattttcaTGGAGAACTTAAGATATCTATTACTTTATCTATTGACAATCTATAAAGTCGGTCAATTAGGACCGGGGCAAGAAAGTCCTAAATTTTTCGTAGTCAACTTTCGTGTACTTCTCAGGCATTCGATGTCTTCTGGGAGTCCATTTGACTTGATCAGATATGACGTACGCTGGAACTATAATTTGTCAAACACGATTGACTGCTATTCCCTTTCTCTAAGATTATAATCACAAAAAACAATAGCTAAAACCCTTCTTGATGAACTGTGAAGATTCCTAAAAGACTATTCATGCTGAAAgaaattacatacatttttatgaaagtaCAACGCATTTACCATTCAATTGACTAATATTTTCCGCGTAATACTGAATTTTATGTCATTGTGGACgactatatctatatatataaaagaaagtcgaaaatcgtgttagttagaatacttataactcgagaacggctgcaccgatttcaatgaaatttggttctttggattcgtctcaggcggggttaacataaaggccattaaaaaaaggataatttcacacaaaaaattcatctctttcatatggacatgcttttaggagttatagtaacacaacaattgttaagtcggtcaaaactacaaactaaataatttgttttgtttttaccactttaataactgaatttagtaaaaatataacattttaattactaaatatattcaaaatattaattaaattgaaattaaattttttaaatttaattcgagctgattgtaagcccagccgtggcccagctcgagttgacacttcactagcgtgtttgtaaacaaatctccaagcaattgttgacaaacggtaatgtccgtgttccgaatcaaagatggttgatttagcgagcaagaacgaagatgtggatgactaaaacgaggtaaattcaaatagttcgtactctgcatggattcgaatcttttatatgtgtaacaaacgaagacgaaatcaccaactatctatctgaatattttaagtccttggacgtacctggcttaccaaggcacgatttacagaaaaatgtagtttctgtgctcatgatctttcgatgcctaaaccaaccataactatccaacggaacgtgtgtgatcattaaaaaattggtgatgaatgtgattcacgcaactttactcaaaggaaaattcaaaggttaggaagtcctcattccgtagattccatgatctcaactcgtatgctcttttgagcttaaacgtatccaatttcaaatccgttatgcattcgtgataacgattaaaaaatcgcatggtcattctttcagtttttatgttgtttgtgatcatgtgctaatgaaaacccatgattttctcatggtcaatttagcgtgctatgttcacgagtcgataaaccatcctctgtatttcttccttcgcttcaagtgcgtagctaggatagggggttttgggcgcagctaataccacgggtctgtaggttatagaaaactcgctaaggtaagcgggaagtgtgggggcacttccccaagacattttttaagataaatggttcaaaatagtgggttttgcggctgtgtgaatagttaaatatgttttgtttgttagtcatccgtccccctaatattaataacaaaatctttcataaaaaaattctctaagctcttggggggggggttatccccgatagcctcccctcgctgcgtcactgctttgcttcgctatatttatttagcttcatccgcttcatcttgcgcctgatacaaaacaaaaactgttgtttatcagaaggtggttgacgcaagacattaaacccgaatgtgtagggctcaccgtggtgcgtttacgcatgcagtacgtttacgcagtgcattttttccaaatagagatactataactggcgtgccttaagtcatttattgcgaatgctgcttcataggggcttttcttgcacgattttgagcatcagtcaagcgtcggtctggggttgtgtcaaccttccctctgaaagggccaagtgtatgcaacagacttggacctaaaaacatttttttacagctaataacgcaaatagccaacaactgaatgcgtataatttttatttcataaactgttttattaaaccacaatgcccaaagtttcttaagccaaaacgtaagaaaatttgttgaaaaaaatccgcgtaaacgtgctccgatccaccccatgtagattcaataaagaaaatgtctttctgacaagcaatttttgtactcatttacgtagttttattgaatttgtatccttattttattacaataaattaaacatgattaaaaacgatacagccgctcttgatttataaatggtgtaagtaaactgtaagttcattgattgttaggcggtacgaagttcgccgggtcagctagtcagatataaaaattaaagatactCGTCGGTTCAGTGACCGATTCACATCTATATCTTTTTCCAAAGTCGCCAAACATCAAAGGGAACATATTATGAGtctaaattttcccaatttttatattttaatttctaaattaaaCAAGTTATTCTTTTCATGCctaataattacaatatttcagTCTATAATTTAGTTTTTAGGACTTTGCAAAGATCTTGATTGTTCATTATTATTCTCTATGTTTgcaattccataaaattattataaaaaaatatatccagagaaattgttgaaaatatattttgtattacaaTCAATAATTCGGATACATTTGGAAAGTAACATTGGTACAAAAAATTTAGGATAGACCCGGACTTCAAATTATCTTCATGATGATTTCACTGAAAATAGAGAAACTTGTTAGAAAGTGCTAGGCCATTGATGGAAAAATTGCTCATCTATGCGTAAGTTGCTATTAGATGTTAAAATGTGTTTGCTATAATTTAGTTTACTTCGCTGCCATTTCATTAAATTACTTTTACCATAAATTCTTGGACCTTAATTCATTTCTGCTATGTCATAAATCATTTATAGAGTATTTTCATACGGTAATTATTTCACACTTACTGtgatctaaaaaaatgaaattataactcTACAAAATGGTTGAAGAATGTAACAc containing:
- the LOC124164962 gene encoding uncharacterized protein LOC124164962, producing the protein MGSQLPLLPTLQGVSSHHNATWRLRSANQAFRTHTYGHRGTSPVLLRLPVPPHNYRPILPLASREPLADITADSVSRAFLLGWVAHYGCPQHITCDRGRQFVSYLFQRLCTTLGTTLHHTTSYHPQANGLVERLHRVLKAALMCSSSNSWMDALPTVLLGLRTTWRADLQTTPAELLFGEQLRLPGDFFVDSAQHLDSQDLVSQLRNHMSQLRPTPASRHISSQRVFIHKDLATSSQVFVRQDALRPALQPPYAGPYPVLSRGEKTYTLYINGKPATISIDRLKPAHLLEEDPPPTPSPDTITRSGRAVRPPERFVANTLSLLQGGE
- the LOC124164963 gene encoding uncharacterized protein LOC124164963 → MADADQLAKLQAQIAGLQQQLAAHQTNHSQQLALLQEQHQQALQQQQQQTTLSSQQASPSPSSYGVDTAAVYRVTPKLPPFWPAQPEIWFAQVEAQFSLANITSDKTKYDYVVGNLDHRFSSEISDLIVNPPAENRYLTLKNLLIQRVSPSEDQRVRQLLTAEELGDTKPSQLLRRMRSLISTTLVEDSFLRTLWLQRLPANAQAILQTQVTSMPLDELANMADRIVAVAPPPTAPAIHAVRHTNDVSSLAQRVEKLSKQLEDIQAHLKKPPYSRTWSRSLPAPRPAQPEMCYYHRKFGAEARRCIQPCTANAVNPVNSNSDS